From the Methanonatronarchaeum thermophilum genome, the window TGGATTGGTATTTCTTGTGTTTGTGTTTTTATGTGGGGTTTGATTATTTTTCTTGCTTTTTCTATTGAGATTAGGTTGTGGAATTGTTTTCTTTTGTTTTGTTTATTCAATTGGGATCACCTCTATGGTTTCTCCTTTGTCTTTTCCTTCGCTTTGGCTGGGGATTATTGCTATTCCGTCGGCTCTGGTTATTGAGGTTATTATTCCTGCGCCTGATGTTCTTAGTGGTGTTGCTTTGTTGTTGTTTAGTTTTACTCTTGTGTAGGTTTGGTATCCTGGTTCTGAGTGTATTTTTCTTGTGAGTGTTGCTTGTGTTTTCCATTGGTGTTTTGGTTTGATTTTTCCTTTTTTGTGTATTGTTGGTTTTAGGAATGTTTGTGCGGCTATTGCAGCTGCTACTGGATATCCTGGTAGGCCGATTGTTGGTGTGTTGTTTGTTTTTCCGAGTATTGTTGGTTTGCCGGGTTTTATTGCTATTCCTTCTATGTAGATTTCTCCGTTTTGTTTTATTACTTGGGCGGTGTGGTCTCTTTTTCCAACGGAGCTGCCTCCGATCACTGTGATTATGTCTTTGTCTTGGTTTTGTTGGATTGCTTTCTCTATTTTTTGAGGTTGGTCTGGTGTTATTGGGTGTGTTGTTGGTTTTCCACCCCATTTTTTTATCATCATTGATATGGCTATTGAGTTGCTTTCTATTACTTGTCCGGGTTTGGGTTTGTTGCCTGGCTTTATGACTTCGTCTCCGGTTGGTATTATTGCTATTGTGGGTTTTTTCATTACTGTTATTTTTTCTATTTGAAGTGTTCTTAGTAGGCTTATGTCCATTGGTTTGAGGGTGTGGCCTTGTTTTAGTATTGTTTGGTTTTTGGTTACGTCTTCGCCTTTTTGGCTTATGTTTTCTCCTGGTGAGACGGGTTTGTAGGTTTTTAGTGTTTGGTTGTTTTTTTCTGTGTTTTCTATTTTTATGACTGCGTCTGTTGTTTTTGGTATTTCGCTGCCTGTGTGTACTCTTACGCACTCCATTTGGTTTGGGTTTTTTTCTTTGATTTTTAGGGTGATTGGGTTGGTTTGTGTTGCTCCGTATGTGTTTTCTGCTTTTACTGCGTATCCGTCCATTGCGGAGCGGTTGTAGTGTGGTAGGTCGGTTGGTGATTTTATGTCTCTGGCTATAGCTCGGCCTAATGATTTTTTTATCTGTATTTTTTCTGTGGTTTTTATTGGTTTTATTTTGTTTAGGTAGGTTTTTTTTGCTTTTTCTATGGGTGTGAGGTTTTTGAATCCATTTTTTTTCTTCATTATATCAATTCCGAGATTTTTTTTGTTTAGGTTGGTTTTTGAGTGTGGTAAGTTTGATATTGGAGGAAGTTTTAGTTTTTTGTATGCAGGTTGAATTGGTTATTGATGGTAAAAAACTCCCTATCAATGGTTTCGTGCAGAGAATGATTGGTAACTCTATGGAGGGTATGATTGAAGCTTTACATGGGGTGGATGAGGATTGGGATGGCGTTGAGATAAAGATTGTTCGTGATGAATGAGCTTTTTTTATCTCCTCTTCCTTATGTTTTTGTTTTTGATTTACTTTTCTTTGTAGGGTGGATAATGGTTTTTGTATTTGGATAGTTTTATTGTCTATTGTTAGGATGAGATGTCAAGATGAAGAGAGAACCTATTGTTGAGGTTTATATAAGATCTGGTGACACTAAGTTTAGGTATAAGGATCTGGAGTTGTTGAAGTCTATTGAGGAGTATGGCTCTATCAATAGGGCTAGTAAGGTGTTGAGTAGGTCTTATTCGCATTCTCAGAAAAGGATTGACAGACTTGAGAATGCTTTTGGTAGGTTGATAGATAGACGTAGGGGTGGGGTTGATGGTGGAGGTAGTGAACTAACTTCGTTGGCTGAACAGTTGGTTGAGACGCTTGAAAACAAGATAACAGATTTGGTGGTAACTGCGGATACCGAGATGACCGTTGTTGAAGGTAGGGTTGTGGAGATGGATAGAGATCTTGCGGTTATTGATACGTCTATAGGTCGTTTAAACACTATTAAGAAAGGTTGGATGGAGTTAGGCCAGGTGACTAGGGTTTTGATTAGAGCTGATATAATAACACTTCAAGATCCTGGTAGAACTCGGAGAACGAGTGCTTTGAACACAGTTTTAGGTGAGGTGGTGGGGTTGGATAGGTCTGAGTCTGGTGGAACGGCGATAGTATATCTAGAGGTGGGTGGCACGACAATTAAAGCGGTTGTTACAAAAAACAGTATAAAGAACTTGGATATAACGCGCGGTAAGGAATTGACAGCTACGTTTAAAGCAACTGCTACAAAGGTAATACCTGATGCGAAACTACCCGATTTTTATAATAACAAATAAACTTATTGGATGTTTATTTAATTGGTGGGAATATGAAGGGTAGAGCAAAGGCTTGTGGTGCGATAACGATAGTGAACGCTATAGCGGGTTGGCGGGGAGCAGCTCTTGCTGTTGATTTGCATACGACTGCTGAGGTCAATTTAGATTCTGAGGCTGATGGGGTGATGGGTGATGCTGGTGGTCTTGACCCCACGTTGATAGAGACCTGTGTTGAAAAAACACTTGATTGGTTCGGCTATGATTTTGGGGGTGGTGTTAAGACTGAGAGTGAGATACCTCCGAGCAGGGGGTTGAAAAGCAGTAGCGCTGCTGCTAATGCGGTTGTTTTAGCTACGGTTTCGGCTTTAGGTAAGGTGGATGAGATTACGGAGAAAGAGGTGCTGGATATCGGTGTTGAAGCTGCAGTTGAGTCTGATGTGACGATTACCGGTGCTTATGATGATGCGTCAGCATCTTTGTATGGTGGGCTAACCATAACCGATAATTGGGAGCGTGAGGTATTGAAGCGTAGAGAGATAGATGAAGAGGTTTTGATTTTGGTTCCGGATAAACAGGCACATTCCAGCGAAACGAATGTTGAGAGAGCTGAAC encodes:
- a CDS encoding shikimate kinase; translation: MKGRAKACGAITIVNAIAGWRGAALAVDLHTTAEVNLDSEADGVMGDAGGLDPTLIETCVEKTLDWFGYDFGGGVKTESEIPPSRGLKSSSAAANAVVLATVSALGKVDEITEKEVLDIGVEAAVESDVTITGAYDDASASLYGGLTITDNWEREVLKRREIDEEVLILVPDKQAHSSETNVERAELLEPLVLKAHEMVVDGMLYDALTLNGVLYCATLGYKQDIALDALEAGAKAAGLSGTGTAYAGLVESGSKETVKEVWQEYGDVIETKVDNEGGIVL
- a CDS encoding molybdenum-dependent transcriptional regulator, yielding MKREPIVEVYIRSGDTKFRYKDLELLKSIEEYGSINRASKVLSRSYSHSQKRIDRLENAFGRLIDRRRGGVDGGGSELTSLAEQLVETLENKITDLVVTADTEMTVVEGRVVEMDRDLAVIDTSIGRLNTIKKGWMELGQVTRVLIRADIITLQDPGRTRRTSALNTVLGEVVGLDRSESGGTAIVYLEVGGTTIKAVVTKNSIKNLDITRGKELTATFKATATKVIPDAKLPDFYNNK
- a CDS encoding molybdopterin molybdotransferase MoeA; translated protein: MKKKNGFKNLTPIEKAKKTYLNKIKPIKTTEKIQIKKSLGRAIARDIKSPTDLPHYNRSAMDGYAVKAENTYGATQTNPITLKIKEKNPNQMECVRVHTGSEIPKTTDAVIKIENTEKNNQTLKTYKPVSPGENISQKGEDVTKNQTILKQGHTLKPMDISLLRTLQIEKITVMKKPTIAIIPTGDEVIKPGNKPKPGQVIESNSIAISMMIKKWGGKPTTHPITPDQPQKIEKAIQQNQDKDIITVIGGSSVGKRDHTAQVIKQNGEIYIEGIAIKPGKPTILGKTNNTPTIGLPGYPVAAAIAAQTFLKPTIHKKGKIKPKHQWKTQATLTRKIHSEPGYQTYTRVKLNNNKATPLRTSGAGIITSITRADGIAIIPSQSEGKDKGETIEVIPIE